The following nucleotide sequence is from Pedobacter sp. PACM 27299.
GTTGAAATGTGACCTGGTGATCTGTTTATCACACTTAGGTTATAAATATGAAAGTGATAGAGTTTCTGATCAGGTATTGGCTAAAAACACCAGAAATTTAGATTTAATTATCGGCGGTCATACCCATACTTTTATGGATCAGCCGGAAGATGTATTGAATCTGGATGGAAAAATCACCACTATAAATCAGGTAGGATTTGCTGGGATTAATCTGGGAAGATTGGATTATTATTTTGAAAGATATAAGGGCAAGCGTATTAAAACTGCTGCACCTTATACCATTTCAGATCGATTAGATAGCTAAGCTTAGCAAAGGAAACCGCCACCAAGAAGGTCGTTTCCTTCATAGAACACTGCGGACTGACCCGGTGCTATTGCAGATACAGCATGATCAAATACTACTTTCATTTTATCATTCTCCTGTACAATAGTACTTAGGGTTCCTGCATCCTTATATCTGATTTTAGTCACCACATCAGTCATGGGTGCTAAAATGTTTTCATACTTAATCAGGTTCACATTTCTAACCATGGCTTCATGACGTTCCAGCTCATCGGCTCTGCCTAACATTACCGTATTACTTTCCGGAAGGATTTGCGTCACAAACATCGGTTCACCAAAAGCAATTCCTAAACCTTTACGCTGTCCGATCGTGTAAAAAGGATAACCTTTATGCTGTCCAACCACCATACCATCACTGGTAATGAAATTTCCACCAGCTACGCGGTCTTCTAAATCACCTACTTTATGTCTTAAGAAAGCACGGTAATCATTATCCGGTACAAAGCAGATTTCATAGCTTTCGCTTTTCTTAGCCAGTTCTTCCTGCCCCATATCTAAAGCCATTTGTCTGATATCCGCCTTTGCGAACGATCCTAATGGGAATTTAGTACGTGCAAGGTTTTCCTGAGAAACACCCCAAAGTACATAAGATTGATCTTTATTTTCATCCAGACCTTTAGAGATCACATGACGACCATTGTCGTGCTCTCTAACGTTAGCATAGTGACCAGTTGCAATAAATTCACAATCCAGTTTGTTTGCACGTTTCAATAGCGCTTCCCATTTGATATGGGTGTTACATAAAACACAAGGGTTAGGGGTACGGCCTGCAAGATATTCATCAACGAAGTTATCAATTACATAATCACCGAACTCATCCCTGATGTCCAATATATAGTGTGGAAATCCGTAATTAACCGCCAATGTACGAGCATCATTGATGCTGTCCAGACTGCAACATCCGGTTTCCTTACTGCTGGTACCTGAGGTCGCATAATCCCATGTCTTCATGGTTAATCCGATTACTTCATATCCTTGTTCGTGCAGCATCACTGCTGCCACTGAACTATCTACTCCGCCACTCATGGCTACCAATATTCTACCGAGTTTACTCATTATAATTTATTCTGGGGGCAAAAATAGCGGTTTTTACCCATACATTCTCATATCAGGCGTCAGTTGCTTGTAAAAAGGAGAAAAGTATTAATATTAGATTAAACGTTATAGCAACTTAATTAGAGTGGATTTTTACCAATTATTTATACCTTAGAGCATTGTAAAAAAACCTCAACTTAAACAAATGAAAAAAGCATTATTGTTTTGTATACTGCTTCCAGCCCTTTCTGCGCAGGCACAAAAGGAATTGGTAAAGTATGTAAAACCGATCATTGGGACCCAGAAAATGGGCCATACCTATCCAGGAGCCACTGTTCCTTTTGGTTCAGTGCAGCTGAGTCCGGATACAGATACCCTTTCTTATGAACTAAACGGCAAGTACAATGGAGACGTGTATAAGTACTGTGCAGGATATAAATATGAGGATAAATCGATTGTTGGATTTAGTCATACGCACTTTAGCGGTACTGGTCATTCGGATCTGGGTGATTTTCTGGTGATGCCAACTCAAGGCGTTTTAAAAATGAACCCGGGTACTGCGGATGTGCCGGGAAGTGGATTCCGCTCTGCGTATTCTCATGCTAATGAAACTGCGGAAGCGGGATACTACAAAGTGAAACTGGATGACCACCAGATTCAGGCAGAATTAACAGCCAGCAAACGAGTAGGGATGCACCGTTATACCTTTCCAAAATCTGACCAGTCGCACATTATTCTGGATTTAATGTCAGGGATTTATAATTATGACGACAAAACAGTATGGACTTACGTACGCGTGGTGAATGACACCTTAGTGACCGGCTACCGTCAAACCAACGGATGGGCGAGAACAAGAACTGTATATTTTGCTATGACGTTCTCGAAGCCTTTTAAAAGCTATGGACAGAAGAATTTTGATAAAAAACAGGCCTATCAGGGATTCTGGAGAAAGTTCGACCAAAATCATAACTTCCCGGAGATTGCCGGAAAGAGAATCCGGATGCATTTCGACTTCGATACTGACACGCAGGAGCAGGTAAAAGTGAAGTTTGCGTTGTCACCCGTGAGTCAGACCAATGCGCTGGAAAATATGAAGACCGAGGTTCCAGGATGGGATTTCGACCGTGTAAAAGCAGCGGCACAAGCCGATTGGAACAAGGAGCTCAACAAGATTAACATTGCCGCTTCTGAAGATGATAAGGTGAATTTCTACACCGCGATGTATCATGCATTTATCAATCCTACTACTTATGGCGATGTAAATGGGCAGTACAAAGGTTTAGACCAGAACGTGCACCAGGCAGACGGTTTTACCAATTATACCACCTTCTCTTTATGGGATACTTACCGGGCTTTACATCCATTTTTCAACCTGATCCAACCTTCGCGTAACAATGATATGGTCAAGTCTATGATGGCCCATTATGACCAGAGTGCTTTAAAAATGCTGCCGGTTTGGTCGCACTATGCGAACGATAATTGGTGTATGAGTGGCTACCATAGCGTTTCTGTAGTCGCTGATGCCATCATTAAAGGTGTGTACAGTGGAGATGCCAAAAAAGCATTAGAGGCTTGTATTACGACCGCTAATCACCGCAGTTATGAAGGAATAGGAAAATATATTGATATGGGTTACATTCCTGCAGAAGATAGCGGAACCTCTGTTTCGAACACTTTAGAATATGCTTATGACGATTGGTGTATTGCACAAATCGCTAAAAAATTAAATAACCAGCCAGTATATGAAGAATTCATGAAACGTTCTGGAAACTGGAAAAACGTGTATGATAAAACCATTGGTTTTATGCGTCCAAAATTAGCAGACGGTTCTTTCAAAAAGGAATTTGATGTATTGAGTACCCACGGACAGGGTTTCATCGAGGGCAATACCTGGAATTACAGCTTCTTTGTTCCTCAGGATCCGGAATCCTTAATGAATATCATGGGAGGGAAGCAGAAATTTGGCGCAAGGATCGACAGTTTGTTCAATATGCACCTTCCTGATGAGTTTTTTGCAGATACAGAAGACATTACCCGTGAAGGGATTATTGGCGGATATGTACATGGAAATGAACCAGCACATCATGTTGCTTATTTATACAATTGGGCAGGACAACCTTGGAAAACTCAGGCCAGGGTGCGGAACATTCTAAAAATGCAGTATAGACCCACTCCTGATGGTTTGGGTGGTAATGACGATTGTGGTCAGATGAGTGCCTGGTATATGTTTTCATCATTAGGATTTTATCCAGTGGCACCAGGCTCAGATGAATATTCTTTAGGCAGTCCGGCAGTTAAATCTGCGACGCTAAACCTGGAAGGTGGAAATACATTTACTGTAGAAGCGATCAACCAGAGTGACAAGAATGTTTACGTGCAAAAAGTACTGCTAAATGGCATTGTTATTAGCAATAATTTGATCAAACATTCAGATATTTTGAAAGGTGGAAAATTAACTTTCTATATGACTTCAAAACCAGTAAAAACAGCAAAAATTTAACAAAAGAATTAGTTGTGCTTTACTTCTATTAGTTGAGTGTCAGAGTGCTTGGCTATTATATTGACAGATCTGCTAAATATATTTAAATAATTTAGCAGATCTGTTTTTTTTATAAAATATGATTCTGAAATTCACACCAGACTAAGACAATAAGCTAAGTTCGGTTCAGGTCAGAAAGCTGATGTCGTCTACAATTTAGGTGATACGGCCGGGGCCTCCGGCCGATCAAATAATTTAAACAAAGGCAGGTACTGCCGATCTTGGGTCATTTCCCTGAATCTGGTTTTTTCTGATGTCAGAAAGCTCTCTAGGTTTTTTTACGATCTTTTTATGGATACCTACCGTACCATTATATAACAATATACCTCCAAGTACCGCTTCCTGAATCCCTATGATGGGATGTTTCGAAATGGTTCTGATTCCTTTTTGAAAGATATATGCGCCAGCAAGGATGGCAACAAATCTTTTTCCTGCATCTAATTCTTCTGTATCGTAGGTACTTAACAATGATGTTGCAGCTATAATTCGGACTTTATTTTTTATTAATTCAAACATAACTATTCGTTCTATATCTATCAATGGAACACAGTAAAGCCTGTTTTGTTTGGAAATCTTTAAAATCCTTTTAACATAAATCAGGGTTAACGGCCAGGGTTAACCTAGCTTATCCAATACCATTCGGATCGCCTGATCGACTACTTTATTTGGGGTTGTACTAAATTCAAAATTCACTCTGCTGGCGAGTATCGCATTTACAGAAAGCGCTTTATGGCCTAATACTTTTGCCAGTGCATAGATTCCTGCTGTTTCCATTTCCAGGTTTGTAATCCGGTATTTGCCATGCTGAAAGGTGTTGAGTAAAGCAATAAAATTAGGTATGGAATTTTTAGCGCGAACTTGTCGGCCCTGAGGTGCATAAAAACCTGGTGCAGTAACCGTGATTCCTTGCTCCATATCCGCCCCAATTGTTTGCAATAAGGTTTCATCGGCAGCGGTTAAATAAGGATGAATCCCTTTAATATGTGCACAATGGGTATGGAACGCTTCTAAAATCGGCCGTTCATCTACAGAAAGTTCATGGATATAGTACTGCATCAAGGCATCTAAACCTAAGCCAAACGAAGAAGCTAGAATGGTCCCCATCGGCAGATCTGGTTGAATAGCTCCTGAAGTACCGATACGGATAATATCAAGTGAGGTCAGGTCTTTTTTGACCATTCTGCTTTCGAAATCAATATTGACCAGGGCGTCTAATTCATTAAATACAATGTCAATATTATCTGTTCCGATTCCGGTTGAAATCACGGTAATCCTTCTTTGCCCTAAATAACCAGTATGGGTGATAAACTCACGCTTTCCTTTTTTAAGTTCTATGCGGTCAAAATGCTTAGAGATTTCTGAAACGCGATCCGGATCTCCTACGGTGATCACAGTTTGGGCGAGGTCTTCAGGTAATAAATTCAAATGGTAAATACTGCCATCCGGATTGATAATTAAGTCTGCTGCTGATATTTTGTTTTCCATAATTACTGCGATTGATCCTGCAAACCTATGAAACCTGAAGGAGTAAATTAAAATTATTATATTTGCATTTCTAAACTAATTGATAAAAACAGCATGTAGGATCCAATTCTTTCCGAAAATAAAGGGCAGCCAGAAATCTGGTTACCTCATTTTTTTAAATAAAAAGAAAGGATTTTATGCTTCATCTTCATAGTCTTACCTACCAGCATCCCAATCGGGATCATCTATTTTTATCCTTAAATTTCAGTGTGAATCCACAGGAGAAGATTGCCTTAATTGGTAATAATGGCCTTGGAAAGTCAAGCTTGCTAAAAATCATGGCTGGAAAATTACTGCCAGTAAGTGGATCGGTTAAAGCCGCATCCCAGCCTTATTATGTTCCTCAGCTTTTGGAGGAATATAATGACTGGAGCATTGCGGAAGTCCTGCAATTGGAGGCTAAGCTAAAAGCGATGCAGGAAATTTTAGCCGGGCAAATGACGGAGGAAAACCTCGGCGTATTAAATGACGATTGGGATTTTGAATCCCGCTGTCAGCAGAGCTTTGCCTACTGGAAGCTGGATGGCCTCGATCTTCATCAGAAAATGAAAACTTTAAGCGGTGGACAAAAATCAAAGGTGTTCCTTGCGGGAATTCGAATCCATCAGCCGGAGATCATTTTGATGGATGAACCCAGCAACCACCTGGATAGGCAAAGCAGAATGCTGCTTTATGAAGAGATTAAGCTGAGTAGAAAAACTTTAGTGATTGTTAGCCATGACCGGGAATTGCTGAACCTTTTACAGGTGGTAGTTTTGCTGCAGCCTGATGGAATCAGTAGGTATGGTGGCAATTATGAGTTTTATACCGCACAGCGTGCCATAGAAAAGGAGGCTTTTGATCAGACGTTAAGAAGTAAAGAAAAGGCCTTCCGAAAAGCGAAAGAAGTAGAGCGCAGCGCATTAGAAAGACAGCAGAAACTGGATTCCAGAGGAAAGCGAAAGCAGGAGAACGCAGGCATTCCGACAATTATGATGAACACACTAAGGAATAACGCGGAGAAAAGCACTTCACGTCTGAAAGGTGTGCATGCCGAAAAACTAGATGCCATCTCGCAGGAGCTGAGTTTATTGCGCAAAGATTTACCCCAGGCAGATCGGATGAAAATGAATCTCGATTCTTCTGTACTGCATACCGGTAAAATATTGATGACGGCAAAAGACCTCAATTTTGGTTATGACGGGCAGTTACTTTGGAGGGAAAGTTTGAATTTTCAGATCAGGTCAGGGGATCGTTTAGTCATCCATGGCGAAAACGGAGCTGGGAAGAGTACCTTGGTTCAGCTAATTTTAGGGGTACTAAAACCACAATCGGGCAGTATAGAACGGACAGGGTTTACCGCGGTATATGTAGATCAGGAATATTCCATCATTGATGCTAAACTCAATGTGTACGAACAAGCTCAACAGTTCAATTCAGGAGCATTGCAGGAACACGAAATCAAGCTCCGCTTAAATCGGTTTTTATTTGCGAAGGAACAATGGGGGAAGCCTTGCTCTGCGCTGAGTGGAGGAGAGCAGATGAGGTTGATTCTTTGCGGTTTAACTATCGGCAACCAAAGTCCGGATTTAATTGTACTGGACGAGCCTACCAATAACCTGGATATGCAAAATATAGAGATTTTAACCGATGCAATTCAAGAGTATAAAGGTACGCTGCTGGTGATTTCACACGACAAATACTTTCTGGATCAGGTTGACGTACTTCAGGAAATTAACTTATAAGTATCAGGGATTTATTCCTTCATCACACAGTCCAGGAATGCCCTGATCAAAACTGCTAAAATGAATTCGAATTGATTTTAGCAGTTTTGATCAAATATCACGCGATTTTCAATTTCTGGATATTCATTTTTTTCTTTCAATACTTTGATTACTTTTGCGACCAAAATGAGAGTAGTCGTATTTTTCGTGGCTTTGTTTACCTTCCTACTATGCGGAGGGCACTATCTTCATGCGGATACGCCTCATCATGCTAAACATTGTCCATCCAATCAGAGACTTGCAAAAACTGAGCGACCAAAATTATGGGGTGCTGGCCAGGATATTAATATCATCGAAGAGGCTGATTTAGATCTGGATGAGGAACACCTGAGCAACGAAGAACTTCCTGCTAAGAACTTACATCAGGATTATTACTTCCTGGACAGGTGGTACCTGACTTTTTATTCGATTTTAATCGCTGATGCTGATCATCAGCATTATCAACCCTTTGAGCCGTTTTCCGGCAATTCTTCACCAATCTACATCAGGCAACGAGTACTGAGAATTTGAGCAATACGTAACCTTCGTTTAGAACCCTTACGCTGGAATTCTATGAATTCCAGGAATTTATTCGCTTAATTTCCATTAATTACTCATGAAGAAAATACTCGTGTTGACAGGCGCTGTTGCCTTGTTGAACTTTACAAGCTGTACCACAAAAAAAGAAGAGAAAAAAGAAGAAAGTCAGTTTTCCATTACCAATCCTTTAAAAACTGATACTTCGTTTACTAAAGAATATGTATCTCAAATCCGTTCAGTACGGAATATTGAGATCCGCGCTCAGGAAAAGGGCTACCTTCAAAACATCTACGTTGATGAAGGACAGTCTGTTAAGGCTGGACAGTTGTTATTTCGCATCATGCCGAAACTTTATGAAGCGGAGCTGCTAAAGGCTCAGGCGGAAGTAAAAGAAGCACAAATAGAGCTACAAAATGTGAAACTGCTGGCCGATAAAAATGTAGTTTCCAGAAATGAACAGGCAGTAGCACAGGCTAAACTGGATGCCGCTAAAGCAGAAGTCTCCCTGGCGAAACTCCATTTATCATTTACGGAGATCAAGGCTCCATTTGATGGAACTATTGACCGGATTCCACTGAAATTAGGAAGTCTGATTGATGAAGGCGCATTGCTGACCAGTCTTTCTGACAACAGTCAGGTATTCGCTTATTTCAATGTTTCAGAGCCTGAATATTTATCCTACCAGATGAATGTAAAAGACCGTGGCGATAAAAAAGTGAGTCTGCTGCTGGCCAATAACCAGGTGTTGCCAGAAAAGGGGAATGTAGAGGTGATTGAAAGTGAATTCAATGGAGAAACGGGCAACATTGCTTTCAGGGCACGTTTTCCAAATGCCAACAAGCTGTTGAAAAACGGTGAAACCGGTAAAATACAAATGGTGGTTCCATTACGTGGGGCACTGATTATTCCGCAGAAAGCAACTTATGAGATCCAGGATAAAATGTATGTATTTGTAGTTGGAAAGGACGATGTGATCCATTCCAGAAACATTACCATTGCAAGTGAAATGCCTGACCTATACGTGGTAGCAAGCGGTCTTTCTGAAACCGACAAGATCCTTTTGGAAGGTGTTCAGAAAGTTAAAGATGATGAAAAGATCAGGTATAAATTCCAGGATCCGAAAACAGTCATCTCTCATTTGAGATTAAAAGCGGAATAATTACGAGTCTTTTCAGTTTGATCCTATCATTTAAAACTAAGTAAATGTTTAATAAGTTTATACAAAGGCCAGTCCTTTCTATAGTAATATCCCTCATTATTGTGTTTCTGGGTGCTTTGGCTTTGAGCCACTTACCAGTTACGCAATTCCCTTCGATTTCGCCGCCAAAGGTGAACATCACCGCCGAATACCCAGGAGCTAACGGCGAACTGATGATTAAATCAGTTATTATTCCTTTAGAAAGAGCCATTAATGGTGTTCCAGGAATGAAATATATGGCTTCTGATGCAGGTAATGATGGTGAAGCATCGATTCAAGTCGTGTTTAACCTGGGAACAGATCCCAATCAGGCTTCTGTGAACATTCAAAACCGTGTCGCTTCTGTGATCAACAAATTACCGCCATTAGTGGTGCGTGAAGGGGTAAAGATCACCCGTGAAGAATCAAACATGCTGATGTACATTAACTTGTACAGCAAGGACCCGAAGATGGATCAGAAATTCCTGTTCAACTTTGCAGACATTAACGTGCTTTCAGAACTGAAACGGGTAGATGGTGTTGGTGTGGCAGATATCCTGGGTAACAGGGAATATGCGATGCGGATCTGGCTAAAACCAGACCGGATGCTGGCCTATAAAATCTCTGCAGATGAGGTTTTGGAAGCATTGAACCAGCAAAGTTTAGAAGCTTCGCCAGGAAAAACCGGGGAAAGTTCCGGAAAAAGATCACAATCATTTGAGTATGTGTTAAAATATCCAGGACGTTTCACTACTCAGGAAGCTTACGGAAATATCATTTTAAGGTCTACACCGCAAGGGGAGATTTTGAGACTAAAAGACGTGGCCAATATAGAGTTCGGAAGTTCGATGTATGACATTTATTCGAACCTGAACGGAAGACCTTCGGCGGCAATCACGGTGAAGCAGTCTTATGGCAGTAATGCGAGTCAGGTAATCAAAGACATCAAGGCTAAAATGGAAGAGATCAAGAAATCTTCCTTTCCTAAAGGTGTAGATTATGAGATCAGTTATGACGTGTCAAAATTCCTGGACGCTTCCATTGAAAAAGTGATTCACACACTTGTAGAAGCATTTATCCTGGTTGGATTGGTGGTATTCCTATTCTTAGGCGACTGGCGTTCGACCTTGATTCCGGCTATTGCCGTTCCCGTATCACTGATTGGAACTTTTATGTTCATGCAGTTTTTCGGGATTACGATCAATCTTGTGACCTTATTTGCCCTGGTACTGGCCATTGGAGTCGTCGTCGATGATGCTATTGTGGTGATCGAAGCGGTCCATGCCAAGATGCAGGAACTCCATATCTCTGCAAGAAAAGCGACAAAAAAGGTGATGCACGAGATCAGTGGTGCCATTATCGCGATTACCTTTTTGATGGCTGCCGTATTTATACCGGTTGCTTTTATGTCTGGCCCAGTGGGAATTTTCTACAGACAGTTCTCTATTACAATGGCTACAGCGATTATCATTTCTGGTATCGTTGCCCTAACGTTAACGCCGGCACTTTGTGCTATTTTACTGAAAAATCACCATGGTAAAGTAAAGAAAAAGAATGCTTTAGATAAGTTCTTGGATGGCTTTAACGCAGGTTTTGATAAGCTTTCCGGTAAATACCAAAAGCTGCTTGGGCTGATTGTAAACCGTAAGGTGATCACTTTTGGCGTGCTGCTGGCATTT
It contains:
- the mnmA gene encoding tRNA 2-thiouridine(34) synthase MnmA translates to MSKLGRILVAMSGGVDSSVAAVMLHEQGYEVIGLTMKTWDYATSGTSSKETGCCSLDSINDARTLAVNYGFPHYILDIRDEFGDYVIDNFVDEYLAGRTPNPCVLCNTHIKWEALLKRANKLDCEFIATGHYANVREHDNGRHVISKGLDENKDQSYVLWGVSQENLARTKFPLGSFAKADIRQMALDMGQEELAKKSESYEICFVPDNDYRAFLRHKVGDLEDRVAGGNFITSDGMVVGQHKGYPFYTIGQRKGLGIAFGEPMFVTQILPESNTVMLGRADELERHEAMVRNVNLIKYENILAPMTDVVTKIRYKDAGTLSTIVQENDKMKVVFDHAVSAIAPGQSAVFYEGNDLLGGGFLC
- a CDS encoding GH92 family glycosyl hydrolase — its product is MKKALLFCILLPALSAQAQKELVKYVKPIIGTQKMGHTYPGATVPFGSVQLSPDTDTLSYELNGKYNGDVYKYCAGYKYEDKSIVGFSHTHFSGTGHSDLGDFLVMPTQGVLKMNPGTADVPGSGFRSAYSHANETAEAGYYKVKLDDHQIQAELTASKRVGMHRYTFPKSDQSHIILDLMSGIYNYDDKTVWTYVRVVNDTLVTGYRQTNGWARTRTVYFAMTFSKPFKSYGQKNFDKKQAYQGFWRKFDQNHNFPEIAGKRIRMHFDFDTDTQEQVKVKFALSPVSQTNALENMKTEVPGWDFDRVKAAAQADWNKELNKINIAASEDDKVNFYTAMYHAFINPTTYGDVNGQYKGLDQNVHQADGFTNYTTFSLWDTYRALHPFFNLIQPSRNNDMVKSMMAHYDQSALKMLPVWSHYANDNWCMSGYHSVSVVADAIIKGVYSGDAKKALEACITTANHRSYEGIGKYIDMGYIPAEDSGTSVSNTLEYAYDDWCIAQIAKKLNNQPVYEEFMKRSGNWKNVYDKTIGFMRPKLADGSFKKEFDVLSTHGQGFIEGNTWNYSFFVPQDPESLMNIMGGKQKFGARIDSLFNMHLPDEFFADTEDITREGIIGGYVHGNEPAHHVAYLYNWAGQPWKTQARVRNILKMQYRPTPDGLGGNDDCGQMSAWYMFSSLGFYPVAPGSDEYSLGSPAVKSATLNLEGGNTFTVEAINQSDKNVYVQKVLLNGIVISNNLIKHSDILKGGKLTFYMTSKPVKTAKI
- a CDS encoding nucleoside phosphorylase, whose product is MENKISAADLIINPDGSIYHLNLLPEDLAQTVITVGDPDRVSEISKHFDRIELKKGKREFITHTGYLGQRRITVISTGIGTDNIDIVFNELDALVNIDFESRMVKKDLTSLDIIRIGTSGAIQPDLPMGTILASSFGLGLDALMQYYIHELSVDERPILEAFHTHCAHIKGIHPYLTAADETLLQTIGADMEQGITVTAPGFYAPQGRQVRAKNSIPNFIALLNTFQHGKYRITNLEMETAGIYALAKVLGHKALSVNAILASRVNFEFSTTPNKVVDQAIRMVLDKLG
- a CDS encoding ABC-F family ATP-binding cassette domain-containing protein produces the protein MLHLHSLTYQHPNRDHLFLSLNFSVNPQEKIALIGNNGLGKSSLLKIMAGKLLPVSGSVKAASQPYYVPQLLEEYNDWSIAEVLQLEAKLKAMQEILAGQMTEENLGVLNDDWDFESRCQQSFAYWKLDGLDLHQKMKTLSGGQKSKVFLAGIRIHQPEIILMDEPSNHLDRQSRMLLYEEIKLSRKTLVIVSHDRELLNLLQVVVLLQPDGISRYGGNYEFYTAQRAIEKEAFDQTLRSKEKAFRKAKEVERSALERQQKLDSRGKRKQENAGIPTIMMNTLRNNAEKSTSRLKGVHAEKLDAISQELSLLRKDLPQADRMKMNLDSSVLHTGKILMTAKDLNFGYDGQLLWRESLNFQIRSGDRLVIHGENGAGKSTLVQLILGVLKPQSGSIERTGFTAVYVDQEYSIIDAKLNVYEQAQQFNSGALQEHEIKLRLNRFLFAKEQWGKPCSALSGGEQMRLILCGLTIGNQSPDLIVLDEPTNNLDMQNIEILTDAIQEYKGTLLVISHDKYFLDQVDVLQEINL
- a CDS encoding efflux RND transporter periplasmic adaptor subunit, which translates into the protein MKKILVLTGAVALLNFTSCTTKKEEKKEESQFSITNPLKTDTSFTKEYVSQIRSVRNIEIRAQEKGYLQNIYVDEGQSVKAGQLLFRIMPKLYEAELLKAQAEVKEAQIELQNVKLLADKNVVSRNEQAVAQAKLDAAKAEVSLAKLHLSFTEIKAPFDGTIDRIPLKLGSLIDEGALLTSLSDNSQVFAYFNVSEPEYLSYQMNVKDRGDKKVSLLLANNQVLPEKGNVEVIESEFNGETGNIAFRARFPNANKLLKNGETGKIQMVVPLRGALIIPQKATYEIQDKMYVFVVGKDDVIHSRNITIASEMPDLYVVASGLSETDKILLEGVQKVKDDEKIRYKFQDPKTVISHLRLKAE
- a CDS encoding efflux RND transporter permease subunit, yielding MFNKFIQRPVLSIVISLIIVFLGALALSHLPVTQFPSISPPKVNITAEYPGANGELMIKSVIIPLERAINGVPGMKYMASDAGNDGEASIQVVFNLGTDPNQASVNIQNRVASVINKLPPLVVREGVKITREESNMLMYINLYSKDPKMDQKFLFNFADINVLSELKRVDGVGVADILGNREYAMRIWLKPDRMLAYKISADEVLEALNQQSLEASPGKTGESSGKRSQSFEYVLKYPGRFTTQEAYGNIILRSTPQGEILRLKDVANIEFGSSMYDIYSNLNGRPSAAITVKQSYGSNASQVIKDIKAKMEEIKKSSFPKGVDYEISYDVSKFLDASIEKVIHTLVEAFILVGLVVFLFLGDWRSTLIPAIAVPVSLIGTFMFMQFFGITINLVTLFALVLAIGVVVDDAIVVIEAVHAKMQELHISARKATKKVMHEISGAIIAITFLMAAVFIPVAFMSGPVGIFYRQFSITMATAIIISGIVALTLTPALCAILLKNHHGKVKKKNALDKFLDGFNAGFDKLSGKYQKLLGLIVNRKVITFGVLLAFCAGTFFLNNSLPSGFIPNEDQGMFYAIIQTPPGSSLERTNEIAERLQKIAEGVEGVQSVSALAGYEILTEGTSANSGTCLVNLKSWEDRKNGVEEIMKELEEKSKGISGATIEFFQPPAVPGYGAAGGFELRLLDKAGSGDFKKMETVSKDFVKELSKRPELSSVFTFYSAAFPQYMLRVDNDIAQQKGVTIENAMNTLSTLVGSNYETNFIKYDRQYKVMVQALPQYRALPEDILKLYVKNNRDEMVPFSAFMRMEKVYGLSEITRHNMYNAAEISGSSAPGYSSGAAINAINEVAEKTLPRGFSIDWAGISKDEVSRGNEAIYIFLICLGFVYLILAAQYESFILPLTVILSLPCGIFGAFLLLKICGLENNIYAQVAFVMLIGLLGKNAVLIVEFAVQKHRAGATVLQAAMEGAAVRFRPILMTSFAFIAGLIPLVLANGPGKIGNRTIGSAAAGGMLVGTICGVLIIPGLYYVFARIAEKHKLVKNEEENPLTEEIDHNV